One Streptomyces sp. R28 DNA window includes the following coding sequences:
- a CDS encoding protein kinase has protein sequence MSGSTPELPVVVLDALMPTAQRLVLNRRGSMVWEVEGPRGHHAVKVGYPIEGTADWPAQPWTALAPAREGAVLYHLGFADFAYGEWEGGTWNFQPWREGPDLYGLWDPCRRQGSSVEPHTGVALSCVEALAELHAKGWAHGDVQPAHFIIGPERTHLIDLALARGGSVPEGYDFPFRGCLVHYEAPEISRSVLDIGQAEPTPEADVYALGASLLISATGWRAVEYPDDAPRPVQREAVAAGRRRPVKAPGGLGELIEAMLSHAPEDRPTICEVGKALN, from the coding sequence TTGTCCGGCTCAACCCCTGAACTGCCGGTCGTGGTGCTCGACGCGCTCATGCCCACGGCTCAGCGCCTGGTGCTCAATCGTCGGGGCTCCATGGTCTGGGAGGTGGAGGGCCCTCGGGGCCACCACGCTGTGAAAGTCGGCTATCCGATCGAGGGCACTGCCGACTGGCCCGCCCAGCCCTGGACTGCTCTTGCGCCTGCGCGCGAGGGTGCCGTGCTGTATCACCTCGGCTTCGCTGACTTCGCGTACGGCGAGTGGGAGGGCGGGACGTGGAACTTCCAGCCGTGGCGTGAAGGGCCGGACCTGTACGGGTTGTGGGATCCCTGCCGCAGGCAAGGCTCATCCGTCGAACCGCACACCGGCGTGGCTTTGAGCTGTGTCGAGGCGCTGGCTGAACTCCACGCCAAGGGCTGGGCACACGGTGACGTGCAGCCCGCACACTTCATCATCGGGCCGGAACGGACCCACCTCATCGACCTCGCCCTTGCCCGAGGCGGAAGCGTGCCCGAGGGATACGACTTCCCGTTCCGCGGCTGCCTCGTCCACTATGAGGCACCGGAAATCTCCCGCAGCGTGCTCGACATCGGACAGGCCGAGCCGACGCCGGAAGCGGACGTCTACGCGCTCGGCGCTTCCTTGCTCATCTCAGCCACCGGCTGGCGGGCGGTCGAGTACCCGGACGACGCTCCACGTCCCGTCCAGAGAGAAGCTGTGGCAGCGGGCCGCCGCCGACCAGTGAAGGCACCGGGTGGGCTGGGCGAATTGATCGAGGCGATGCTCAGCCATGCTCCGGAGGACCGGCCGACGATCTGCGAGGTGGGTAAGGCCTTGAACTGA